A window of Longispora fulva contains these coding sequences:
- a CDS encoding P-II family nitrogen regulator: protein MKLITAVIKPHQLEAVKEALAALGVAGMTVSEVQGYGRQKGHTEVYRGAEYTVEFVPKIRLEVVIDEFDAAKVVDALVTAARTGRIGDGKVWVTPVEDVVRVRTGEHGLDAL, encoded by the coding sequence ATGAAGCTCATCACCGCGGTCATCAAGCCGCACCAGTTGGAGGCGGTCAAGGAGGCCCTCGCGGCGCTCGGCGTGGCCGGTATGACGGTCAGCGAGGTGCAGGGCTACGGCCGGCAGAAGGGCCACACCGAGGTGTACCGGGGCGCGGAGTACACCGTCGAGTTCGTGCCGAAGATCCGCCTGGAGGTCGTGATCGACGAGTTCGACGCGGCGAAGGTGGTCGACGCGCTGGTCACCGCCGCCCGGACGGGGCGGATCGGCGACGGCAAGGTCTGGGTCACGCCCGTCGAGGACGTGGTCCGGGTCCGCACCGGCGAGCACGGCCTCGATGCCCTCTGA
- a CDS encoding [protein-PII] uridylyltransferase — MPSERPTASGGQDLRDLIAGAAVEERAELLDGWLAGLLPPGGGVALVAVGGLGRRELPPYPDVDLLLLHDGWPGIGTVADQVWYPIWERKLPLDHAVRTVEEALAVAEQDVKAALGLLDARHLAGDPALTARLRGVAVGSWQSRAAHRLAALREVTEARWRDRGELAFLLEGDLKEARGGLRDATTLRGIGYAQIADTPRPAARAAAARLRETREALHHAAGRRCDRLLAELREPVAALLGVPDREALLRRVSEDARTLAYAADDAWRAVDRWRGRAGKPGPRRPLADGVVESGGEVRLARALRPDPVLPLRVAAAAATHRLPIAVSTLDWLVAHCPPLPEPWPASARNAFLTLLGAGPALVDVWEACDRAGLVTRWLPEWGRVRFAPQYDPVHRHTVDRHLIETAATAARYAHEVTRPDLLVLGALVHDLGKGLGECDHCVAGVAPAALVCARIGLSAADTAVITDLVRHHLLLADVATRRDLADPATLPPVAEAVGTVDQLELLHALTLSDAAATGPGAWSDWKGKLVAELVGRVAGYLGSGPVPAPGLPDPARFAGGPLPVVTWRDGLVSVLAPDRPGLLAAVAGCLARHRLDVLAATVAVSPAQVGLAAGSDAAGRPEPVGARALVECEVRPRYGDPPAPGLLLDALRRAVLAGPEPPRPADPAGEVRLRWCHDATDATILEVRATDAPGLLHRITAALAEAGADVRTARVATYGAAAVDAFYLVGEYSRVEVEKAVTGRVGG, encoded by the coding sequence ATGCCCTCTGAGCGGCCCACGGCCTCCGGCGGTCAGGACCTGCGGGACCTGATCGCCGGGGCGGCCGTCGAGGAGCGGGCCGAGCTTCTCGACGGCTGGTTGGCGGGGCTCCTGCCACCCGGGGGCGGCGTCGCGCTGGTCGCGGTGGGGGGCCTCGGGCGGCGGGAGCTTCCGCCGTACCCGGATGTCGATCTGCTGCTCCTGCACGACGGCTGGCCGGGGATCGGCACGGTCGCCGACCAGGTCTGGTACCCGATCTGGGAGCGGAAACTGCCCCTGGACCACGCGGTGCGCACCGTCGAGGAGGCGCTGGCCGTCGCCGAACAGGACGTGAAGGCCGCGCTCGGCCTGCTGGACGCCCGGCACCTGGCCGGGGATCCGGCGCTGACCGCCCGGCTGCGGGGCGTCGCGGTCGGCAGTTGGCAGTCCCGGGCCGCGCACCGGCTCGCCGCGCTCCGCGAGGTCACCGAGGCCCGGTGGCGGGACCGGGGCGAGCTGGCGTTCCTGCTGGAGGGCGACCTGAAGGAGGCCAGGGGCGGGCTGCGGGACGCGACCACCCTGCGAGGTATCGGTTACGCGCAGATCGCGGACACGCCCCGGCCGGCCGCCCGGGCCGCCGCGGCCCGGCTGCGGGAGACACGCGAGGCGTTGCACCACGCGGCGGGCCGGCGGTGCGACCGGCTGTTGGCCGAGCTGCGCGAGCCCGTCGCGGCCCTTCTGGGGGTACCGGACCGGGAGGCGCTGCTGCGCCGGGTGTCCGAGGACGCCCGCACGCTGGCGTACGCGGCCGACGACGCCTGGCGGGCCGTGGACCGGTGGCGGGGCCGGGCGGGGAAGCCGGGGCCGAGGCGTCCGCTGGCCGACGGCGTCGTCGAGTCCGGGGGCGAGGTCCGGCTGGCCCGCGCGCTGCGGCCCGACCCGGTGCTGCCGCTGCGGGTCGCCGCCGCCGCCGCGACCCACCGGCTGCCGATCGCGGTCAGCACCCTGGACTGGCTCGTCGCGCACTGTCCCCCGCTGCCCGAGCCGTGGCCGGCGTCGGCCCGCAACGCGTTCCTGACGCTGCTGGGCGCCGGGCCGGCCCTGGTCGACGTGTGGGAGGCCTGCGACAGGGCCGGGCTGGTGACCCGGTGGCTGCCGGAGTGGGGCCGGGTGCGGTTCGCGCCGCAGTACGACCCGGTGCACCGGCACACCGTGGACCGGCACCTGATCGAGACGGCGGCGACGGCGGCCCGGTACGCGCACGAGGTGACCAGGCCCGACCTGCTCGTCCTCGGCGCGCTGGTGCACGACCTGGGCAAGGGCCTGGGGGAGTGCGACCACTGCGTCGCCGGCGTCGCCCCGGCCGCGCTGGTGTGCGCCCGGATCGGGCTGTCCGCCGCCGACACGGCAGTGATCACCGACCTGGTCCGCCACCACCTGCTGCTCGCCGACGTGGCCACCCGGCGCGACCTGGCCGACCCGGCGACCCTGCCGCCGGTCGCCGAAGCCGTGGGCACCGTGGACCAGCTGGAACTGCTGCACGCCCTCACCCTCTCCGACGCCGCCGCCACCGGCCCGGGCGCGTGGTCGGACTGGAAGGGCAAACTCGTCGCCGAACTGGTCGGCCGGGTGGCCGGCTACCTGGGCTCCGGCCCGGTACCGGCCCCGGGGCTGCCCGACCCGGCCCGGTTCGCCGGCGGCCCGCTGCCGGTGGTGACCTGGCGGGACGGGCTGGTGTCCGTGCTCGCCCCGGACCGGCCGGGCCTGCTCGCGGCGGTGGCCGGCTGCCTGGCCCGGCACCGCTTGGACGTGCTGGCCGCGACGGTGGCGGTGTCCCCGGCGCAGGTGGGGCTCGCGGCCGGGTCGGACGCCGCCGGACGTCCGGAGCCGGTCGGGGCCAGGGCGCTCGTCGAGTGCGAGGTCCGACCCCGGTACGGCGACCCGCCGGCCCCCGGCCTGCTCCTCGACGCGCTCCGCCGGGCGGTGCTCGCCGGACCCGAACCGCCGCGACCGGCGGACCCGGCGGGGGAGGTGCGGCTGCGCTGGTGCCACGACGCGACGGACGCCACGATCCTGGAGGTCCGGGCCACCGACGCGCCGGGGCTGCTGCACCGGATCACGGCGGCGCTCGCCGAGGCGGGGGCTGACGTGCGCACGGCGCGGGTGGCCACGTACGGCGCGGCGGCGGTGGACGCGTTCTACCTGGTGGGGGAGTACTCGCGCGTGGAGGTGGAGAAGGCGGTCACCGGCCGGGTCGGGGGCTGA
- a CDS encoding amidohydrolase family protein has product MRIPYERYFDLRAIPQEGMAMDSYEYLSQVTASAVENAPIWDAHTHLGTDTDGKTLDADGLLADLAKFDVTGAVVFPFNDPDQGEDFHVPNERIFAECAPHADRLLPFMRLNPHGPWEAEYELCLARGHRGVKLHPRAQEFEIGSDLVRGIYKRAADDGLPVLVHTGYGMPAISHDVATVAAALPHLKLILGHASFIDMPRALRVLKPFPNVYFETSVVRVYDLFQVLREVDPSRVMYGSDKPYSSSTVSLQSMGIMAAMAGVPAERMPDLFGGNLLRVLGLSAEGGRG; this is encoded by the coding sequence ATGCGCATCCCGTACGAGCGGTACTTCGATCTGCGCGCCATCCCCCAGGAGGGCATGGCGATGGACTCGTACGAGTACCTGAGTCAGGTCACGGCCTCCGCCGTCGAGAACGCCCCGATCTGGGACGCGCACACCCACCTGGGCACCGACACCGACGGCAAGACCCTCGACGCCGACGGACTGCTCGCCGACCTGGCCAAGTTCGACGTGACCGGGGCCGTGGTGTTCCCGTTCAACGACCCCGACCAGGGCGAGGACTTCCACGTCCCCAACGAGCGGATCTTCGCCGAGTGCGCGCCGCACGCCGACCGGCTGCTGCCGTTCATGCGGCTCAACCCGCACGGGCCGTGGGAGGCGGAGTACGAGCTGTGCCTCGCCCGGGGCCACCGGGGCGTCAAGCTGCACCCGCGCGCCCAGGAGTTCGAGATCGGCTCGGACCTGGTGCGCGGCATATACAAGCGGGCCGCCGACGACGGGCTGCCGGTGCTCGTGCACACCGGCTACGGCATGCCGGCCATCTCGCACGACGTCGCCACCGTCGCCGCGGCGCTCCCGCACCTGAAGCTGATCCTCGGGCACGCGTCGTTCATCGACATGCCCCGGGCGCTGCGGGTGCTCAAGCCGTTCCCGAACGTGTACTTCGAGACCTCGGTCGTCCGGGTCTACGACCTCTTCCAGGTCCTCCGCGAGGTCGACCCGTCCCGGGTGATGTACGGCTCCGACAAGCCCTACTCGTCGAGCACCGTGTCCCTGCAGTCGATGGGCATCATGGCGGCGATGGCCGGGGTGCCGGCCGAGCGGATGCCGGACCTGTTCGGCGGCAACCTGCTGCGCGTGCTGGGTCTCTCCGCGGAGGGCGGCCGGGGATGA
- the ffh gene encoding signal recognition particle protein, producing MFDTLSDRLSGIFAQLKGKGRLSDADIDRTAREIRMALLEADVALPVVKSFIFQLKERARGAEVSKALNPAQQVIKIVHEELVLVLGGEGRRLQFAKQPPTVIMLAGLQGAGKTTLAGKLALHLKGLGHQPMLVAADLQRPNAVQQLQVLGERAGVEVFAPEVGSGVGDPVQVAKDAIEHAKRHMRDIVIVDTAGRLGIDAEMMAQAAAIRDVTNPDEVLFVIDAMVGQDAVATAEAFRDGVGITGVVLSKLDGDARGGAALSVRQVTGQPIMFASTGEKLEDFDVFHPDRMASRILGMGDMLSLIEQTEKLFDEEQKEKMTAKLMGGQDFTLEDFLDQLLAVRRMGPISNLLAMMPGMNQMKDQIAEVDDKHLDKVTAIIRSMTPGERTDPKLLNASRRTRIANGSGTSVTDINQLITRFTEAQKMMRQMGGMMGLPGRGGKSSFTKSQKNKRKDSKKKGGGASGARARGGMPTLPPGMPPMPPAGGLPDQGFKLPKIDFNKFKKDQ from the coding sequence GTGTTCGACACGCTCTCCGACCGGCTCTCTGGCATCTTCGCCCAGCTCAAGGGCAAGGGCCGCCTCAGTGACGCCGACATCGACCGCACCGCCCGGGAGATCCGGATGGCGCTGCTCGAGGCGGATGTCGCCCTGCCCGTGGTCAAGTCCTTCATCTTCCAGCTCAAGGAGCGGGCCCGGGGCGCTGAGGTGTCCAAGGCCCTCAACCCGGCCCAGCAGGTCATCAAGATCGTCCACGAGGAGCTGGTCCTGGTCCTCGGGGGCGAGGGCCGCCGGCTCCAGTTCGCCAAGCAGCCGCCGACGGTGATCATGCTGGCCGGTCTGCAGGGTGCCGGTAAGACGACCTTGGCCGGCAAGCTCGCCCTGCATCTCAAGGGCCTCGGGCACCAGCCGATGCTCGTCGCCGCCGACCTCCAGCGGCCCAACGCCGTCCAGCAGCTCCAGGTGCTCGGCGAGCGGGCCGGCGTCGAGGTCTTCGCGCCCGAGGTCGGCAGCGGCGTCGGAGACCCGGTCCAGGTGGCGAAGGACGCGATCGAGCACGCCAAACGGCACATGCGCGACATCGTCATCGTCGACACCGCCGGCCGGCTCGGCATCGACGCGGAGATGATGGCCCAGGCGGCCGCCATCCGCGACGTGACGAACCCGGACGAGGTCCTGTTCGTCATCGACGCCATGGTCGGTCAGGACGCGGTGGCCACGGCCGAGGCGTTCCGCGACGGGGTCGGCATCACCGGCGTCGTGCTGTCCAAGCTGGACGGCGACGCCCGCGGTGGCGCCGCGCTGTCGGTCCGCCAGGTCACCGGCCAGCCGATCATGTTCGCGTCCACCGGCGAGAAGCTGGAGGACTTCGACGTCTTCCACCCGGACCGGATGGCGTCGCGGATCCTCGGCATGGGCGACATGCTCTCGCTGATCGAGCAGACCGAGAAGCTCTTCGACGAGGAGCAGAAGGAGAAGATGACCGCCAAGCTCATGGGCGGTCAGGACTTCACCCTCGAGGACTTCCTCGACCAGCTGCTCGCGGTGCGCCGGATGGGCCCGATCTCCAACCTCCTGGCGATGATGCCGGGGATGAACCAGATGAAGGACCAGATCGCCGAGGTCGACGACAAGCACCTCGACAAGGTCACCGCCATCATCCGGTCGATGACCCCGGGCGAGCGGACCGACCCGAAGCTCCTGAACGCCTCGCGCCGCACCCGGATCGCGAACGGCTCCGGCACGTCCGTCACCGACATCAACCAGCTGATCACCCGGTTCACCGAGGCGCAGAAGATGATGCGCCAGATGGGCGGCATGATGGGCCTGCCCGGCCGGGGAGGCAAGTCCAGCTTCACGAAGTCGCAGAAGAACAAGCGCAAGGACTCGAAGAAGAAGGGCGGCGGCGCGTCCGGCGCCCGGGCCCGCGGCGGGATGCCGACGCTGCCCCCGGGCATGCCCCCGATGCCGCCGGCCGGTGGCCTGCCCGACCAGGGCTTCAAGCTGCCGAAGATCGACTTCAACAAGTTCAAGAAAGATCAATAA
- a CDS encoding amidohydrolase family protein → MALHVRGVVLPDDEVRDLWLVGDRVTFERVPDATTVVDGGFILPGLVDAHCHPGIRPGGGPVGSLEEARGLAAIDRDAGVLAIRDAGSPFPYAELDDAEDMPRLARAGQHLAPVKRYLRGVGEEHEADTLLAGVRKQAAAGNGWVKIVGDWILRETGDLAPSWDADVMRAAVAEAHAAGARVAVHTFDEKAVEILVDAGVDSVEHGTGLSLDLIAKMAARGTTLTPTMINIETFEGIARQADGKFPVYAAHMRRLQRDFPSVVASAYEAGVQIFIGTDAGGGISHGLAAEEMLLLHERAGMSAVDVLAAASWKAREWLGFPGLVEGGLADLVVYPTDPRRDLSTVREPRRIILRGRVLL, encoded by the coding sequence ATGGCGCTTCATGTGCGTGGTGTCGTCCTGCCCGACGACGAGGTCCGCGACCTGTGGCTGGTCGGCGACCGGGTCACCTTCGAGCGGGTCCCCGACGCGACGACGGTGGTCGACGGCGGTTTCATCCTGCCCGGCCTGGTCGACGCGCACTGCCACCCGGGCATCCGCCCCGGTGGCGGCCCGGTCGGCTCCCTCGAAGAGGCGCGCGGCCTCGCCGCGATCGACCGCGACGCCGGGGTGCTGGCGATCCGGGACGCGGGCTCGCCGTTCCCGTACGCCGAGCTGGACGACGCCGAGGACATGCCCCGCCTGGCCCGTGCCGGCCAGCACCTGGCCCCCGTCAAGCGCTACCTGCGGGGCGTCGGCGAGGAGCACGAGGCCGACACCCTGCTGGCCGGGGTGCGCAAGCAGGCGGCGGCCGGCAACGGCTGGGTGAAGATCGTCGGGGACTGGATCCTCCGCGAGACCGGCGACCTGGCCCCCTCCTGGGACGCGGACGTGATGCGGGCGGCCGTCGCCGAGGCGCACGCGGCCGGGGCCCGGGTCGCGGTGCACACCTTCGACGAGAAGGCCGTGGAGATCCTGGTGGACGCCGGGGTGGACTCGGTGGAGCACGGCACCGGGCTGTCCCTGGACCTGATCGCGAAGATGGCGGCCCGGGGTACCACCCTGACCCCCACCATGATCAACATTGAGACGTTCGAGGGGATCGCCCGCCAGGCCGACGGCAAGTTCCCGGTGTACGCCGCGCACATGCGCCGCCTCCAGCGCGACTTCCCCTCGGTGGTCGCCTCGGCGTACGAGGCCGGCGTCCAGATCTTCATCGGCACCGACGCCGGCGGCGGGATCAGCCACGGGCTGGCCGCCGAGGAGATGCTGCTCCTGCACGAACGCGCGGGGATGAGCGCCGTCGACGTGCTCGCGGCCGCGTCGTGGAAGGCGCGCGAGTGGCTGGGCTTCCCCGGCCTGGTGGAGGGCGGCCTGGCCGACCTGGTGGTGTACCCGACCGACCCCCGCCGCGACCTGTCCACGGTCCGCGAGCCGCGACGCATCATTCTGCGGGGCAGGGTCCTCCTGTAG
- a CDS encoding choice-of-anchor D domain-containing protein codes for MRTRTSILSTPATVAGTVGLLAALVAFAVTTGTAQAEAPVESAPQAAAPVAAAPIELAAPGVRAAPIVALNPTSKDFGGQAIGTTSATQTFTVTNTGNAPYNITAVTIGGTNAGDFLMSDDMCTGMSVPGPAGSCTVKVAFKPTAGGPRTGTLTVTDQSPAEHIRTATLKGWGKVKMTHSPSPSPSSSPSPSPSPSPSVTASPSAPVSTPPTTPELPVTGGGPLVPTLLGVAGFLLVTGFALRRLTKARKAA; via the coding sequence ATGAGGACACGCACGTCCATCCTTTCCACCCCCGCCACAGTGGCCGGCACCGTCGGACTGCTCGCGGCCCTGGTCGCGTTCGCGGTCACGACCGGCACCGCCCAGGCCGAGGCACCCGTCGAGTCCGCGCCCCAGGCGGCCGCGCCCGTGGCCGCCGCCCCGATCGAGCTCGCCGCGCCCGGGGTCAGGGCCGCGCCGATCGTCGCGCTCAACCCGACCAGCAAGGACTTCGGCGGCCAGGCCATCGGCACGACCAGCGCCACCCAGACGTTCACGGTCACCAACACCGGCAACGCCCCGTACAACATCACCGCGGTGACGATCGGCGGGACCAACGCCGGTGACTTCCTGATGAGCGACGACATGTGCACCGGGATGTCGGTGCCCGGCCCGGCCGGTAGCTGCACCGTCAAGGTCGCGTTCAAGCCCACCGCCGGCGGACCGCGCACGGGGACACTCACGGTCACCGACCAGTCGCCGGCCGAGCACATCCGGACGGCGACCCTGAAGGGGTGGGGCAAGGTGAAGATGACGCACTCTCCGTCGCCGTCCCCGTCATCCTCCCCGTCGCCCTCGCCGTCTCCTTCGCCGAGCGTGACCGCCTCGCCGAGCGCGCCGGTGTCCACGCCGCCGACCACGCCGGAGCTGCCGGTGACCGGTGGAGGCCCGTTGGTGCCGACGCTGCTGGGGGTGGCCGGGTTCCTGCTGGTCACCGGGTTCGCGTTGCGGCGGCTGACGAAGGCACGCAAGGCGGCGTAG